The genomic interval CCACCTCACGATGGACACCCTTGTCTTGAGCTAATGGTTGGCACTATCAACCCCCATATCGGACTTTCACCGACTAGAAAGCGCCCATGCTGGGCGCACACAAAAAAACCCCGCGTTTCGCGCGGGGTTATAATCTAAAAACTCATTTCATTTATTATTATATAATTACTTCACTGCTGACTTTATCAAAAAGATGCATTTTTTTAAGGTTCATTACAACGTTTACTTTTTCACCGATTTGCGGACAGATATGGGGATCAACTTTAACAACCATCTGCTCTTTTCCCAGACAAATATGAAGATACGTTTCAGCGCCCAACAATTCAGAAAATTCTACCTCAACCTGGTGTTCACTCCCGGTAAAATTAAGGCTTTTTGCAGTATTCTCGTCATAGATATCTTCCGGACGCACGCCAAGTACGACATCTTTGCCAATAGTTTCTTGTAATTTATCATCAAGCCCAAGTCCATTTAAATTGAATCGGACGGCTCCGGTATCAAATATAAAAATATCTTTTTCTTTAACTAACATTCCATTTATAAAGTTCATTGAGGGAGACCCGATAAAACCACCAACAAAGATATTCCTAGGATTGTCATAAATAGATATAGGTTGGTCAACTTGCTGAATAACTCCGTCTTTCATAATAACAATTCGATTACCTAAGGTCATAGCTTCAACCTGATCGTGGGTAACATAAATAATCGTGCTATCCAGTCGAGCATGCATTTTTTTAAGGTCGCCTCTCGTCTGCACCCTTAACTTGGCATCAAGATTTGAGAGAGGTTCATCCATTAAAAACACTTGAGGATGACGTACGATAGCTCTTCCAAGTGCAACTCGCTGCCTCTGTCCACCGGATAATTGCTTTGGCTTTCTCTCAAGGTAATTTTCGAGGCCTAACATGCCACTTG from Candidatus Margulisiibacteriota bacterium carries:
- a CDS encoding glycerol-3-phosphate ABC transporter ATP-binding protein, with product MARVLLENVTKKFDDNIVVHKSNLEAKDREFLVLVGPSGCGKTTTLRMIAGLEEITEGRIYIGDRDVTNVHPKDRDIAMVFQNYALYPHMTVRENMAFGLKLRKIAKKVIDERVAEASGMLGLENYLERKPKQLSGGQRQRVALGRAIVRHPQVFLMDEPLSNLDAKLRVQTRGDLKKMHARLDSTIIYVTHDQVEAMTLGNRIVIMKDGVIQQVDQPISIYDNPRNIFVGGFIGSPSMNFINGMLVKEKDIFIFDTGAVRFNLNGLGLDDKLQETIGKDVVLGVRPEDIYDENTAKSLNFTGSEHQVEVEFSELLGAETYLHICLGKEQMVVKVDPHICPQIGEKVNVVMNLKKMHLFDKVSSEVII